A section of the Larus michahellis chromosome 1, bLarMic1.1, whole genome shotgun sequence genome encodes:
- the ZBTB20 gene encoding zinc finger and BTB domain-containing protein 20 has product MTERIHSINLHNFSNSVLETLNEQRNRGHFCDVTVRIHGSMLRAHRCVLAAGSPFFQDKLLLGYSDIEIPSVVSVQSVQKLIDFMYSGVLRVSQSEALQILTAASILQIKTVIDECTRIVSQNVGEVYPVIQDSGQETPRGTPESGTSGQSTDTESGYLQSHSQHSVDRIYSALYACSMQNGSGERSFYSGAVVSHHETALGLPRDHHMEDPSWITRIHERSQQMERYLSTTPETTHCRKQPRPVRIQTLMGNIHIKQEMEDDYDYYGQQRVQILERNESEECTEDTDQAEGTESEPKGESFDSGVSSSIGTEPDSMEQQFMAGLGRDGQQEPSQADQNDAPADGTQPQQQQQHVDANSSSPERSNDVEMDSKVLTVNNSTEKGALQPSVNTTVAQPLPTTQIYLRQTETLTSNLRMPLTLTSNTQVIGTAGNTYLPALFTTQSAGSGPKPFLFSLPQPLAGQQTQFVTVSQPGLSTFTAQLPAPQPLAPSAGHSTAGGQGEKKPYECTLCNKTFTAKQNYVKHMFVHTGEKPHQCSICWRSFSLKDYLIKHMVTHTGVRAYQCSICNKRFTQKSSLNVHMRLHRGEKSYECYICKKKFSHKTLLERHVALHSATNGTPGATGTGARAVPAGVVACTEGTTYVCSVCPAKFDQIEHFNDHMRMHVSDG; this is encoded by the exons ATGACAGAGCGCATTCATAGCATCAACCTTCACAATTTCAGCAATTCTGTGCTCGAGACCCTCAACGAGCAGCGCAACCGTGGCCACTTCTGTGACGTGACGGTCCGCATCCACGGGAGCATGCTACGCGCCCACCGTTGTGTGCTGGCGGCTGGCAGCCCCTTCTTCCAGGACAAGCTGCTGCTGGGCTACAGTGACATTGAGATCCCCTCAGTGGTGTCAGTCCAGTCTGTGCAAAAGCTCATTGACTTCATGTACAGCGGGGTGCTGCGGGTCTCACAGTCGGAGGCCCTCCAGATCCTCACAGCTGCCAGCATCCTGCAGATCAAGACTGTGATTGATGAGTGCACAAGGATTGTCTCACAAAATGTGGGAGAGGTCTACCCAGTGATTCAGGATTCTGGCCAGGAGACACCCAGGGGAACACCCGAATCAGGCACCTCGGGGCAGAGCACCGACACAGAGTCTGGCTACCTGCAGAGCCATTCACAGCACAGCGTGGACAGGATCTATTCAGCCCTCTATGCCTGTTCCATGCAAAATGGCAGTGGGGAGCGCTCCTTTTACAGTGGAGCTGTGGTCAGCCACCATGAAACAGccctggggctccccagggaCCATCATATGGAAGATCCCAGCTGGATTACCCGCATCCACGAACGGTCGCAACAGATGGAGCGGTATCTCTCCACCACTCCAGAGACTACACACTGCCGCAAGCAACCACGCCCTGTCCGAATTCAAACCCTGATGGGCAACATCCATATTAAGCAGGAGATGGAGGATGACTATGACTACTATGGCCAACAAAGGGTGCAGATCCTTGAACGCAATGAGTCCGAGGAATGCACCGAGGACACTGACCAAGCAGAAGGCACTGAGAGTGAGCCCAAAGGGGAGAGTTTTGACTCGGGAGTCAGTTCCTCCATTGGAACTGAGCCTGATTCCATGGAGCAGCAGTTTATGGCTGGTCTGGGCCGAGATGGGCAGCAAGAACCTTCTCAAGCAGATCAAAATGATGCCCCTGCTGATGGCActcagccgcagcagcagcagcagcatgtagATGCCAACTCTTCCTCGCCAGAGAGAAGCAATGACGTTGAAATGGACAGCAAAGTGCTCACAGTCAATAACAGCACCGAAAAGGGGGCTTTGCAGCCTTCTGTCAACACAACTGTTGCCCAACCATTGCCAACCACACAGATATACTTACGCCAGACAGAAACCCTCACCAGCAATCTGAGGATGCCACTGACTCTGACCAGCAACACTCAGGTCATTGGTACAGCTGGCAACACCTACCTGCCTGCCCTTTTCACCACACAGTCTGCTGGCAGTGGCCCTAAGCCTTTTCTCTTTAGCCTGCCCCAGCCTTTAGCTGGCCAACAGACACAGTTTGTCACAGTGTCCCAGCCTGGCCTGTCAACCTTTactgcccagctgccagccccacagcccttggccCCATCTGCGGGCCACAGCACAGCAGGTGGGCAAGGCGAAAAAAAGCCTTACGAGTGCACTCTCTGTAACAAGACTTTCACCGCCAAACAGAACTACGTCAAGCACATGTTTGTACACACAG GTGAGAAACCCCACCAATGCAGCATCTGTTGGCGCTCCTTCTCTTTAAAGGATTACCTAATCAAACACATGGTGACGCACACTGGCGTGAGGGCATACCAGTGCAGTATCTGCAACAAGCGCTTCACCCAGAAGAGCTCCCTTAATGTGCACATGCGCCTCCACCGCGGGGAGAAGTCCTACGAGTGCTACATCTGCAAGAAGAAATTCTCCCACAAGACCCTGCTGGAGAGGCACGTGGCTCTGCACAGCGCCACCAACGGCACACCCGGAGCCACCGGCACTGGCGCCAGGGCCGTCCCTGCTGGCGTGGTGGCCTGCACGGAGGGGACCACGTACGTCTGCTCTGTCTGTCCAGCTAAGTTTGACCAAATCGAGCATTTCAACGACCACATGAGGATGCATGTGTCAGACGGATAA